Proteins encoded within one genomic window of Syntrophobacterales bacterium:
- the rpsE gene encoding 30S ribosomal protein S5: protein MEDLELLDRVITINRTAKVVKGGRRFRFSAVVVVGDGKGSIGAGLGKAHEVPEAIRKGMEQAKKSMVKVAVENKTIPYSVVGHYGAGKVLLRPASEGTGLIAGGAVRAVLEVAGVHNILTKCLGSHNPHNLVKATIQGLEQLRAPMEILAARGK, encoded by the coding sequence ATGGAAGATTTGGAACTGCTCGACAGGGTAATTACCATCAACAGAACAGCAAAGGTTGTCAAAGGCGGTAGGCGTTTTCGCTTCAGCGCGGTTGTAGTCGTCGGCGATGGCAAGGGTTCAATAGGCGCTGGTCTGGGCAAGGCTCATGAGGTGCCGGAGGCAATCAGAAAGGGGATGGAGCAGGCCAAAAAGTCAATGGTGAAGGTTGCCGTTGAAAATAAGACAATTCCCTATAGCGTGGTCGGTCATTACGGCGCTGGCAAGGTTCTTCTTCGTCCCGCATCGGAAGGCACCGGATTGATAGCCGGTGGGGCTGTGCGCGCGGTGTTGGAGGTTGCGGGCGTTCATAATATACTTACCAAGTGCCTCGGGTCTCATAATCCCCACAACCTTGTCAAGGCAACCATCCAGGGGCTTGAGCAGTTGCGGGCACCCATGGAAATACTCGCGGCAAGAGGCAAATAG
- the rpmD gene encoding 50S ribosomal protein L30 — protein sequence MLKVTQVQSYIGRPEKQRKVLRGLGLGKMHKSVILQDTPEVRGMIKKIEHLVASVEVKGNE from the coding sequence ATGCTGAAGGTCACGCAGGTTCAAAGTTATATAGGCAGGCCGGAGAAGCAGCGCAAGGTGTTGCGCGGCCTTGGGTTGGGCAAGATGCATAAGAGTGTTATTTTGCAAGATACTCCAGAAGTTCGCGGGATGATAAAGAAGATTGAGCATCTCGTCGCTTCCGTAGAAGTCAAGGGGAATGAATAA
- the rplO gene encoding 50S ribosomal protein L15, with product MNLATLTPPKGSRKNRKRVGRGNGNGHGGTSGKGAKGQNARSGHSVRPGFEGGQMPLSRRIPKRGFKNPMRKIIATVNIRQLKMFIQGSVVDAESLKALGLVAGAFDGIKVLGNGEIDYPLSVKVDMVSRGAKQKIEAAGGTIVEVA from the coding sequence ATGAATTTGGCTACGTTAACACCGCCGAAAGGTTCACGCAAAAACCGCAAAAGGGTGGGAAGAGGCAATGGCAATGGACACGGAGGGACATCCGGCAAAGGCGCCAAGGGTCAGAACGCCCGTTCGGGGCATAGTGTCCGCCCCGGTTTTGAGGGCGGGCAGATGCCTTTGTCCCGGAGAATTCCCAAGCGGGGTTTCAAAAACCCGATGCGCAAGATTATTGCGACGGTAAATATAAGGCAGTTGAAAATGTTCATCCAGGGCTCTGTGGTGGATGCCGAGTCGTTGAAGGCTTTAGGCCTCGTAGCGGGCGCTTTTGACGGAATCAAGGTTCTGGGCAATGGGGAGATAGATTATCCTCTTTCGGTTAAAGTTGATATGGTCAGTCGGGGCGCGAAACAAAAGATCGAAGCCGCCGGCGGAACGATTGTAGAGGTAGCCTGA